The following nucleotide sequence is from Planctomycetia bacterium.
TAACTCTGTCCGTACTTCGTGGGCGACGCGTTACTGCGCCAATGCGCATCGTCGGCGACGCTCAGACGAGCCCGGGTGCCATTCAAAAACCACTTCGTACCACTACAAGCGGCTCTCCCATGGATGCCGAAGCCTTCGAGGAAGAATGTTTCGAGTCGCTGCATTCAATCGGCTTGGATATCGTCCTCAATTACACGCTTCACGGTCACATCGTCTTTCCAGAAGAGGGCGGCCGCGACTATGCCAGAACCATCTTCCATTATCCGTATTCCTACCTCCATTCTCTTCCGATCCGCCTGAAAAATGAGCCAGGCTTCCAAGAATGGCCGGCTCGACTTCGCGAGCGAGTTTACGACTTGAAACGTGAAGAACTGCGCTCCCTGGCGTCCAGCGGCCACTACTTCGTAAATGCCCGGCAGCTCTTCTTGCTGGCGTATGACGCGCCTGAGATCCCCATTGCTTTAGGTTGGTTGGAGAGCGCCTACCAGCTCCCCGGCGCCGTCACTCGCCGCTGGCTCGACGTCGTCCGAAAGCATGCCGGAAGTCCCGATACTTACAAGGACCGGATGTCGGGGTTTGCAACCGATGCCCTTCGCCTATTTGCGTTACACGCGGCCAATGCGATCGGCATGGCAAGTGAAGATTGGTCGCCCGGCGAAATCGATTTCTTGATGGGCTTCTCCCTCGAAGGCGACTTCCTTTGCCACCCGACGCCGGACGACCCCCAAGATGTCGAGTGGATAACCAGATGCGACGAGCTATTCGACGGCTATATTGAGGAAAACGGACCGAGATTCGACGAAGCAGGCCGAAAGTACGGCTGGTGGTAAGCTAGACATTAGAACGGGCAGAGCCGGCGAATTCTAAGGGGACATTATACTTATTCCGAGCCAAGCGGCGCAACAACCAAACGCAACGCCCACGGGTCGCGCGCAGCGCAACCGGCCCTTTTTCAGGACGGAAGCGGATTATTCGGAACGGAGGCAGGCTACGGTGCCTCGCCGATCGCTCCCTGCAGCCGACCATGCACCCATACTTGCCGATCCAGCGGTTTCGTCAGTTCATCTCCGCTGGCCGGCCGCGGCCATCATTGTCTTCCACGCGACGCAACCCGCGGTCGAGCGTTCGTTCCATCTTCTCGGCACAGTTCGCGATCGCCACACCGTAGAACGGAGCCTTACTGCGAATGGTCACGGGTTCCAGGCCGTTGACGCGGACCTTGATCAGACATCACTCGTCGCTTCCGCCTACGGACAGGACGGCTTGTATGAATATCCAGCATATCGGACTGGCAGGGCTGAATCAGCAGTTGGGCCTTGGCGTCCGACCAAGGCACCCAAACCCGCCCTTGTAAGCGCACAGATAATTCTCGGCGTAGTGCGGCGCTAACCGCCGAATCGCCGGCGGCAGTTCGGCCATCTCGATCGTCCCGCACGGCACTGGATCCCAAGCTTTTTGCAGCCGACTTTCGTTCCGGCGTGCAGATAGATCAGCTCCGGCCAAAGACCGAGATTAGCCCCGATTCGTAACGCTACGTCGTACCGAGCTAGAGCACCGAACCGGTCGATGTGCCGCGTGCAGTTCGTAACCAGTTCGTGCAGTTCCTCGAAACTCCGGCACGTTTGGACGGCGTCGATTTTCTTGAGCAATGCCTTGGCGGCCTGTGCCAGCTTCTTCCGACCAAGCCGTCGCTGGTGCGGGTGAACATTCTCGCCGTTGAATCCGGCCCGCTCGATCTCCTCCGCCAGCGAACACGTCCGAAAAGAATTGAGGTAGTCGTCAAGACGGGGACCCGCTCCTCCGGCGGCCGGGTATCGCCTCACCAGATCGGCCAGCGAATCGCCCTTTTGAGCTTGAGGTCCTCTGCTGGTCATCGTGGCTCTCTCACTAGCGTAAGCTCGCCTTCTCGGTGACATTCACGCGATAATGTCCTGAACCACGTGGCCCGAGACATCCGTCAGGCGGAAGTCGCGGCCGGCGTGGCGGTAGGTGAGCCGCTCGTGATCGAGCCCCAGCAAGTGCAAAATCGTCGCGTGGAAATCGTGGACGTGCACTTCGTTCGTGGCGACCGTGCAACCGTAGTCGTCGCTTTCGCCATAACTAAAACCCCCCTTCACGCCGCCGCCCGCCAACCACGACGTGAAAACCTCGGCGTGGTGCTCGCGCCCCTTGGCGTCTTTGCCCGTGTTGAACGGCGTGCGGCCGAACTCCGTTGTCCAGACCACCAGCGTTTCATCTAACATGCCGCGCGACTTGAGATCGAGGAGCAAGGCTCCGATCGGTTGATCGACGTTTTTGGCCAGCGGCCCGTGGGCCGCCATGTCGGAGTGCGAATCCCAGTTGTTCGAGGCCCCCGTATCGATCAGCTCGATGAACCGCACGCCCCGCTCCGCCAGTCGGCGGGCGACGAGGCACTGCCAGCCGAAGCCCTTGGTGCTGCCGCGCGGAAGCCCGTAAAGCTTGAGCGTGGCGTCGGTTTCCCCGCTGAGATCGAACGCTTCCGGGGCCTCGGCCTGCATGCCGAACGCCGTTTCGAACGAGCGGATGCGGGCCGCCAGATCGGCGTCGGCCGGGCGGGCGGCCTGGTGGCTCCGATTGAACGACTGACCCAGGCCGAGCTCCAACTCCTGGAGCCGGCCGGCCGATTGACGCCGCTTGATGTTCGGAATGGGCTCGGGGCCCGGCATGACCGACG
It contains:
- a CDS encoding DUF1501 domain-containing protein encodes the protein MLAADLPASDRPATAKPAASPGPPNSLAAPVPLTNTDPLAPKASHFRPRAKQVIFLNMSGGVSHVDSFDYKPRLIADHNKPFLVPQKMLEAFAPNNRVVEKYFKRPQWEFRERGQSGLWMSELFPHIAERADELCLIRSMRNDHADHFQATLGIHTGSVTFARPSIGSWVSYGLGTVNRNLPSFIVLAPQLPYAGGQVWSSDFLPGCHQGTSVMPGPEPIPNIKRRQSAGRLQELELGLGQSFNRSHQAARPADADLAARIRSFETAFGMQAEAPEAFDLSGETDATLKLYGLPRGSTKGFGWQCLVARRLAERGVRFIELIDTGASNNWDSHSDMAAHGPLAKNVDQPIGALLLDLKSRGMLDETLVVWTTEFGRTPFNTGKDAKGREHHAEVFTSWLAGGGVKGGFSYGESDDYGCTVATNEVHVHDFHATILHLLGLDHERLTYRHAGRDFRLTDVSGHVVQDIIA